In Deinococcus maricopensis DSM 21211, one genomic interval encodes:
- a CDS encoding S8 family serine peptidase, with protein sequence MKKTSTFGLGLTLLLAACSTSTPTTPSGTAAVAAQTTSSTTSACSALYATAPSGVQVDSNLRYGQVGTLILSFTDDVTKGRAIDWMDAQLPVDLGRGLGALENLPIIALKTVVTPQLVETLQANLPGLVSVYADAPLHYNLAESVKYIKADAARATYGVNGKGVGVAIIDSGLDGLHPDLKNVGKNVKIIGPVTDVGVGGYLYADVPDSDTSSGHGTHVASTIGGSGAASAGSTRMRQGVAPGATLVGIGAGEGLSILYALQGFDFALKPDIKDTYNIRVISNSWGSSGEFAPYNPISLAAKRAYDQGVIVTFAAGNEGPDANTLNPYSASPCVISVAAGDKKGYLADFSSRGRAGDANVHPDVTAPGVDISAARATLGAAATTVPDTDNPLYATISGTSMATPHISGVVALMLEANPKLNLDSVMSIFQKTSRPMYYTVAADDGLNPSQVITKKRELWEVGYGYVDANAAVREAARLNPNRTTVTTTALPGWSSTVATSACAPLVNCVTTAHDEHLLNVPSGASALRVSTDWGNPAYDLDLEVYNPQGVLVGSSAQGTSTGESVSIPNPVAGTWKVVLKGYLNAQTTYTGTAAIDKVTLVR encoded by the coding sequence ATGAAGAAGACGTCCACCTTCGGGCTCGGTCTGACCCTGCTGCTCGCGGCGTGCAGCACCAGCACCCCTACCACCCCGTCCGGGACCGCCGCCGTCGCCGCGCAGACGACCAGCAGCACGACCTCCGCGTGCAGCGCCCTGTACGCCACCGCGCCCAGCGGCGTGCAGGTGGACAGCAACCTCCGGTACGGTCAGGTCGGCACGCTGATCCTGTCGTTCACGGACGACGTCACCAAAGGCCGCGCCATCGACTGGATGGACGCGCAACTCCCGGTGGACCTCGGGCGCGGCCTCGGCGCGCTGGAGAACCTCCCGATCATCGCCCTAAAAACGGTCGTCACGCCGCAACTCGTCGAGACGCTGCAGGCGAACCTGCCGGGCCTCGTGTCCGTGTACGCCGACGCGCCCCTGCACTACAACCTCGCGGAGAGCGTGAAGTACATCAAGGCGGACGCCGCGCGCGCCACGTACGGCGTGAACGGCAAGGGCGTGGGCGTCGCCATCATCGACAGCGGCCTGGACGGCCTGCACCCCGACCTGAAGAACGTCGGCAAGAACGTCAAGATCATTGGGCCGGTCACGGACGTCGGCGTGGGCGGCTACCTGTACGCGGACGTGCCGGACAGCGACACCAGCAGCGGGCACGGCACGCACGTCGCCAGCACCATCGGCGGGAGCGGCGCAGCGTCCGCCGGCAGCACGCGCATGCGCCAGGGGGTCGCGCCGGGCGCGACGCTGGTCGGCATCGGCGCCGGCGAGGGCCTCAGCATCCTGTACGCGCTGCAGGGCTTCGACTTCGCGCTCAAGCCGGACATCAAGGACACGTACAACATCCGCGTGATCAGCAACTCGTGGGGCAGCAGCGGCGAGTTCGCGCCGTACAACCCCATCAGCCTCGCCGCGAAACGCGCGTACGACCAGGGCGTCATCGTGACGTTCGCCGCCGGGAACGAGGGGCCGGACGCGAACACCCTCAACCCGTACAGCGCGAGCCCGTGCGTCATCAGTGTCGCTGCCGGCGACAAGAAGGGTTACCTCGCGGACTTCAGCAGCCGCGGCCGCGCCGGCGACGCGAACGTGCACCCGGACGTCACCGCGCCCGGCGTGGACATCAGCGCTGCGCGCGCCACGCTCGGCGCCGCCGCGACGACCGTGCCCGACACCGACAACCCGCTGTACGCGACCATCAGCGGCACCAGCATGGCCACCCCGCACATCAGCGGCGTCGTCGCGCTGATGCTCGAAGCGAACCCGAAGCTGAACCTCGACAGCGTCATGAGCATCTTCCAGAAGACCTCGCGGCCCATGTACTACACCGTCGCAGCGGACGACGGCCTGAACCCCAGTCAGGTCATCACGAAGAAACGCGAACTGTGGGAAGTCGGGTACGGGTACGTAGACGCGAACGCCGCCGTGCGCGAAGCGGCCCGCCTGAACCCCAACCGCACCACCGTCACGACGACGGCGCTGCCCGGCTGGAGCAGCACGGTCGCGACGAGCGCGTGCGCGCCGCTCGTGAACTGCGTGACGACCGCGCACGACGAGCACCTCCTGAACGTCCCGAGTGGCGCGTCAGCGCTGCGCGTCTCGACCGACTGGGGCAACCCCGCGTACGACCTGGACCTCGAGGTCTACAACCCGCAGGGCGTGCTGGTCGGCTCCAGCGCGCAAGGCACCAGCACCGGCGAGAGCGTCAGCATCCCGAACCCGGTGGCGGGCACCTGGAAGGTCGTCCTGAAAGGCTACCTGAACGCGCAGACCACCTACACGGGCACGGCCGCGATCGACAAGGTCACGCTCGTCCGTTAA
- a CDS encoding tetratricopeptide repeat protein, whose product MVLLPARVRARLAVRPTVVVAPVGVGFAQDALLQWATAHGYTVTRDLTGDETGLTVWWPRSRGALETLGNHADPRAALLLEEADLTYHLEDWANALPGLSADKAADSHAQAEGWPAALPLAAALADHPATDLAAHPLAPALLGPLLPPMPLRSAFERLAPAPLVTPDVARLLGTSADDVRALVDGGWLTPIPGGWRAPTLLRHLAAPAATARTAERIARALHDAGHTDAALGALAHAGAWRAYLRLLAAHARAQDGEAALRARLRPLPPAWAQHPDRLYLAGLLARASGDLDGADALYRAARRGARAGLRPTLLNAHGVVLALLDRADEALLAFEQAERGALGVVAGEAAHNRAGLLTRLGRHADAEASLRAAVGAFRAAGDATREARSLEVLGTLLTARGLLREALTPYEGALRLLDAQGAHASAALARVNLAEVHALLGDPGAAEQHLERADTPAGRDTHGWAERGRALVALLRDDHDDAARRLAALRAAAPADRALRAEVALLLARTHRERGDEAAARAALADARPLGWRARLEAALLGDGDLTAAIQEARAADARHELALALLHRADGDDLHEALALIRTHGYATLLGGPLATRLAGIAHTDTALRALFPISVALLGPLTVRFAGQTLRLADFPTRKSAALLVALAVADHPQPREALADRFWPDAKNPLASLQTAVYHLRSALGAPVVQGERGVLALSFPARVDTRHLEDAVARADLTALLTALPRGPEVPAVLPDLPADLAREREHAERTLTDAYRLLAAHSPASSDARRDALRALIAGDPYDLDAREQLAALHDARGEREAAAQERARLHAARHELRTR is encoded by the coding sequence ATGGTTTTGCTTCCCGCGCGGGTGCGCGCCCGCCTGGCCGTCCGGCCAACCGTGGTGGTTGCCCCCGTCGGCGTCGGGTTCGCGCAGGACGCGCTGCTCCAGTGGGCCACCGCGCACGGGTACACCGTCACCCGCGACCTCACGGGCGACGAAACCGGCCTGACCGTCTGGTGGCCCCGCTCACGCGGCGCCTTGGAAACACTCGGCAACCACGCAGACCCGCGCGCAGCCCTGCTGCTGGAGGAAGCGGACCTCACCTACCACCTGGAGGACTGGGCGAACGCGCTGCCCGGCCTGAGCGCCGACAAGGCCGCGGACAGCCACGCGCAGGCCGAAGGCTGGCCGGCGGCCCTCCCCCTCGCCGCGGCGCTCGCCGACCACCCGGCGACGGACCTCGCTGCGCACCCCCTCGCGCCTGCCCTGCTCGGACCGCTCCTGCCGCCCATGCCGCTGCGCTCGGCGTTCGAGCGCCTCGCGCCCGCCCCGCTCGTCACGCCCGACGTGGCGCGCCTTCTGGGAACCAGCGCTGACGACGTGCGCGCCCTCGTGGACGGAGGCTGGCTCACACCCATCCCGGGCGGCTGGCGAGCGCCGACGCTGCTGCGCCACCTCGCCGCACCCGCCGCGACCGCGCGCACCGCCGAACGCATCGCCCGCGCCCTGCACGACGCCGGCCACACCGACGCTGCCCTCGGCGCGCTCGCCCACGCGGGCGCGTGGCGGGCCTACCTGCGCCTCCTCGCCGCGCACGCCCGCGCGCAAGACGGCGAAGCGGCCCTGCGCGCCCGCCTGCGTCCCCTGCCGCCCGCCTGGGCCCAGCACCCCGACCGGCTGTACCTCGCGGGCCTGCTCGCCCGCGCTTCCGGCGACCTCGACGGTGCTGACGCCCTGTACCGCGCAGCCCGGCGCGGCGCCCGCGCCGGGCTGCGCCCCACCCTGCTGAACGCGCACGGCGTCGTGCTGGCCCTGCTGGACCGTGCGGACGAGGCGCTGCTCGCGTTCGAACAGGCGGAACGTGGCGCGCTCGGCGTTGTCGCCGGGGAGGCCGCGCACAACCGCGCCGGGCTGCTCACGCGCCTGGGCCGCCACGCTGACGCCGAAGCCAGCCTGCGCGCCGCCGTGGGCGCCTTCCGCGCGGCCGGGGACGCCACCCGCGAGGCGCGCAGCCTGGAGGTGCTAGGCACGCTGCTCACCGCGCGCGGCCTGCTCCGCGAGGCGCTCACGCCGTACGAAGGCGCCCTGCGGCTGCTGGACGCGCAGGGCGCGCACGCCAGCGCCGCGCTCGCGCGCGTGAACCTCGCGGAGGTGCACGCGCTGCTGGGCGACCCGGGCGCCGCCGAGCAGCACCTCGAGCGCGCCGACACGCCCGCAGGCCGCGACACGCACGGCTGGGCGGAACGCGGGCGCGCCCTCGTCGCCCTGCTGCGCGACGACCATGACGACGCCGCGCGCCGCCTCGCCGCCCTGCGCGCCGCAGCGCCCGCAGACCGCGCGCTGCGCGCCGAAGTGGCCCTGCTGCTGGCCCGCACGCACCGCGAACGCGGCGACGAGGCCGCCGCCCGCGCGGCCCTCGCAGACGCCCGCCCGCTCGGCTGGCGCGCGCGGCTCGAAGCGGCGCTGCTCGGCGACGGCGACCTCACGGCCGCCATTCAGGAAGCCCGCGCCGCGGACGCCCGCCACGAACTCGCGCTCGCGCTGCTGCACCGCGCGGACGGCGACGACCTGCACGAGGCGCTCGCGCTCATCCGCACGCACGGGTACGCCACGCTGCTGGGCGGCCCGCTCGCCACGCGCCTCGCCGGCATCGCGCACACCGACACGGCGCTGCGCGCGCTGTTCCCAATCAGCGTGGCGCTGCTCGGGCCGCTCACCGTGCGGTTCGCCGGGCAGACGCTGCGCCTCGCGGACTTCCCCACACGCAAGAGCGCAGCGCTGCTCGTTGCGCTCGCCGTCGCCGACCACCCGCAACCGCGGGAGGCCCTCGCGGACCGCTTCTGGCCGGACGCCAAAAACCCCCTCGCGAGCCTGCAGACCGCCGTGTACCACCTGCGATCCGCGCTGGGCGCGCCCGTCGTGCAGGGCGAGCGGGGCGTGCTGGCCCTCAGCTTCCCCGCGCGCGTCGACACCCGCCACCTCGAGGACGCCGTCGCCCGCGCGGACCTGACGGCCCTGCTGACGGCCCTGCCGCGCGGCCCTGAGGTGCCGGCGGTCCTGCCGGACCTCCCCGCGGACCTGGCCCGTGAACGCGAGCATGCCGAACGCACCCTCACAGACGCGTACCGCCTGCTCGCCGCCCACAGTCCCGCCAGCAGCGACGCGCGCCGCGACGCACTGCGCGCCCTGATCGCTGGCGACCCCTACGACCTCGACGCGCGTGAGCAGCTCGCCGCCCTGCACGACGCGCGCGGCGAACGCGAGGCCGCGGCGCAGGAACGCGCGCGCCTGCACGCGGCGCGCCACGAACTGCGCACGCGGTAG
- a CDS encoding sensor histidine kinase yields the protein MTLRWRLTFFYATLVTTLLVVLGVSLTGVMQRRLLDNVDSDLLETYGQFMRLNDLASQPTYGPPNGNPFQPLDDQTRLQQIGESSFPATPLQVDLLIGQSVESVRTLPVDLLQQIARQGRQLWQINPDRPIELTGPQWTKLQRSPERNLKFTAALPALYQQAARPVRIFVALGDYSYAPSASLGSGSEKTTAVVYVARDLTNVYETIDNLRLITFVVFLIGALGAGVGAYVFSGQALKPLRQVQQAAEGIGGRTLAQRVPEPDTGDEVQSLARALNGMLDRLEASFEAQRRFTSDASHELRTPVTAISGHAGYLLRRTQPTDQQRESLGIIKSEADRLTGLIGSLLELARSDSGVLQLRLQPVLSCLFLQDIARELRPLAQAQGATLTPEGEEIPFQGDPDRLRQVLINLVSNALKAGSHAITLRSARDPNPSGPPSVRLSVQDDGPGIAPEHLGRLFDRFYRVEESRSRDQGGAGLGLAIVKSIVDAHHGQIWVESEVGVGTTVHVRLPIGNVPDLDPDDVA from the coding sequence ATGACCCTGCGCTGGCGACTCACGTTCTTCTACGCGACGCTGGTGACGACGCTGCTGGTGGTCCTGGGCGTCAGCCTCACCGGCGTGATGCAGCGCCGCCTGCTCGACAACGTCGACAGCGACCTGCTCGAAACGTACGGCCAGTTCATGCGCCTCAACGACCTGGCCAGCCAGCCCACCTACGGCCCGCCCAACGGCAACCCCTTCCAGCCGCTCGACGACCAGACGCGCCTGCAGCAGATCGGCGAGTCGTCCTTCCCCGCCACGCCCCTGCAGGTGGACCTCCTGATCGGCCAGAGCGTCGAATCGGTCCGGACGCTCCCGGTGGACCTGCTGCAGCAGATCGCGCGGCAGGGCCGGCAGCTGTGGCAGATCAACCCGGACCGCCCCATCGAGCTCACGGGGCCGCAATGGACGAAGCTGCAGCGCAGCCCGGAACGGAACCTGAAGTTCACGGCGGCGCTCCCCGCGCTGTATCAGCAGGCGGCGCGGCCTGTGCGGATTTTCGTGGCGCTCGGCGACTACTCCTACGCGCCGAGCGCCAGCCTCGGCAGCGGCAGCGAGAAGACCACCGCCGTCGTGTACGTCGCGCGCGACCTCACGAACGTCTACGAAACCATCGACAACCTGCGCCTGATCACCTTCGTGGTGTTCCTGATCGGCGCGCTCGGCGCGGGCGTCGGCGCGTACGTGTTCTCCGGGCAGGCGCTCAAGCCGCTGCGGCAGGTGCAGCAGGCCGCCGAAGGCATCGGCGGCCGCACCCTCGCGCAGCGCGTGCCGGAACCCGACACCGGCGACGAGGTGCAATCGCTCGCGCGCGCCCTGAACGGCATGCTCGACCGCCTCGAAGCCAGCTTCGAGGCGCAGCGGCGCTTCACGTCGGACGCCAGCCACGAACTGCGTACGCCGGTCACGGCCATCAGCGGGCACGCCGGGTACCTGCTGCGCCGCACGCAACCCACCGACCAGCAGCGCGAGAGCCTCGGCATCATCAAAAGCGAAGCGGACCGCCTGACCGGCCTGATCGGCAGCCTGCTGGAACTCGCGCGCAGCGACAGCGGCGTGCTGCAGCTGCGCCTGCAGCCGGTCCTGTCGTGCCTGTTCCTGCAGGACATCGCCCGTGAACTCCGGCCGCTCGCGCAGGCGCAGGGCGCGACGCTCACGCCCGAAGGCGAGGAGATTCCCTTCCAGGGCGACCCGGACCGCCTGCGGCAGGTGCTGATCAACCTCGTCTCGAACGCCCTGAAGGCCGGGTCGCACGCGATCACGCTGCGCAGCGCGCGCGACCCCAACCCGTCCGGGCCGCCCAGCGTGCGCCTGAGCGTACAGGATGACGGCCCCGGCATCGCGCCGGAACACCTCGGGCGGCTGTTCGACCGGTTCTACCGCGTGGAGGAGTCCCGTTCGCGTGATCAGGGCGGCGCGGGCCTGGGCCTCGCCATCGTGAAGAGCATCGTGGACGCGCACCACGGGCAGATCTGGGTGGAGAGCGAGGTGGGCGTCGGCACGACCGTGCACGTGCGCCTGCCCATCGGGAACGTCCCGGACCTGGACCCGGACGACGTCGCCTGA
- a CDS encoding response regulator transcription factor: protein MERKPLVLVIEDEKDIARFIELELAAEGYATEVAFDGVTGLSKFREVNPDLVILDLMLPVLDGLEVARRIRKTSNTPIIILTAKDNIQDKVEGLDSGADDYLVKPFSIEELLARVRAHLRRVNPAVTGEVRVADLVMNLDGREIFRGGRRVELSAKEFELLELLARNPGKVFSRFEIEEKVWPEYTGGSNVVDVYIGYLRRKLEEGGERRLIHTVRGVGYVLREE from the coding sequence ATGGAACGCAAGCCCCTGGTCCTCGTGATCGAGGATGAAAAAGATATTGCCCGCTTCATCGAACTGGAGCTCGCCGCCGAAGGCTACGCCACCGAAGTCGCCTTCGACGGCGTGACCGGCCTGAGCAAATTCCGCGAAGTCAACCCCGACCTCGTGATCCTCGACCTCATGCTCCCCGTCCTCGACGGCCTGGAGGTCGCCCGCCGCATCCGCAAGACCAGCAACACTCCCATTATCATCCTCACCGCCAAGGACAACATCCAGGACAAGGTCGAAGGCCTCGACAGCGGCGCCGACGACTACCTCGTCAAGCCCTTCAGCATCGAGGAACTGCTCGCCCGCGTGCGCGCGCACCTGCGCCGCGTGAACCCCGCCGTGACCGGCGAGGTGCGCGTCGCCGACCTCGTCATGAACCTCGACGGCCGCGAGATCTTCCGCGGGGGCCGCCGCGTGGAACTGAGCGCCAAGGAGTTCGAGCTGCTCGAACTGCTCGCCCGCAACCCCGGCAAGGTCTTCTCCCGCTTCGAGATCGAGGAGAAGGTCTGGCCGGAGTACACCGGCGGCAGCAACGTCGTGGACGTGTATATCGGCTACCTGCGCCGCAAGCTCGAGGAGGGCGGCGAGCGCCGCCTGATCCACACCGTGCGCGGCGTCGGCTACGTCCTGCGCGAGGAATAA
- a CDS encoding adenylate/guanylate cyclase domain-containing protein, producing the protein MTTLLLPSSPGAPSARRPVCAVVVDLAGSTSLAHRLPLEHYTAVMGELMQVLYLHLEMLRGHVLQHQGDAVICLWDIEDTPYALEAALTAHARAADLSLARLLGEHLQLRCGVACGEVMMGVIGGIEAAYGLPVNLARRLCDAGQRGWTLTCANTPLYAPHAELTPSDPLPLRGFPEPCLSYRASASGVSVTGLQNSSHMKIV; encoded by the coding sequence ATGACGACCCTCCTCCTGCCTTCCTCCCCTGGTGCGCCCAGCGCCCGCCGCCCGGTCTGCGCCGTGGTGGTGGATCTGGCGGGCAGCACGTCCCTCGCGCACCGGCTGCCGCTGGAGCACTACACCGCCGTGATGGGCGAGCTGATGCAGGTGCTGTACCTGCACCTAGAGATGCTGCGCGGCCACGTGCTGCAGCACCAGGGGGACGCGGTCATCTGCCTGTGGGACATCGAGGACACGCCGTACGCGCTGGAAGCGGCCCTGACGGCGCACGCCCGTGCCGCGGACCTGAGTCTCGCCCGGCTGCTCGGCGAGCACCTGCAGCTGCGCTGCGGCGTGGCGTGCGGGGAGGTCATGATGGGCGTGATCGGCGGGATCGAGGCGGCGTACGGCCTGCCGGTGAACCTCGCGCGGCGTCTGTGCGATGCCGGGCAGCGCGGATGGACGCTGACGTGCGCGAACACGCCGCTGTACGCACCGCACGCGGAGCTCACGCCGTCCGATCCGCTGCCGCTGCGCGGTTTCCCGGAGCCGTGCCTGTCGTACCGGGCCAGCGCGAGTGGCGTGAGCGTGACCGGGTTGCAAAACTCATCTCACATGAAGATTGTCTGA
- the mqnP gene encoding menaquinone biosynthesis prenyltransferase MqnP: protein MKKYLDLVKFEHTVFALPFAYAGMLLASLQSRGTGWPGLEVLLWVTLAMAGARTAAMGANRVIDAAIDARNPRTAGREIPSGKVTPAQAWALVIVSVVVMAFAAWQLNPLCLVLLPLALVFLIGYPYTKRFTWLCHAWLGVTDGAAAAGGWIAVTGHFAPGAWLLWAVVIFWMIGLDVIYATMDYAFDRANGIRSIPARFGIPRGLGIAAGSHALTFALLVATGVVVGASALYYVAVLVMGGILLYEHRLVNPNDLTRANVAFFDANMWLALTMLAGVIADVTYRTLT from the coding sequence GTGAAGAAGTACCTGGACCTCGTGAAGTTCGAGCATACGGTGTTCGCGTTGCCGTTTGCGTACGCGGGCATGCTGCTGGCGAGCCTGCAGTCGCGCGGGACGGGGTGGCCGGGCCTGGAGGTGCTGCTGTGGGTGACGCTCGCGATGGCGGGCGCGCGCACGGCGGCGATGGGCGCGAACCGCGTGATCGACGCGGCCATTGACGCGCGCAACCCGCGCACGGCGGGCCGGGAGATTCCCAGCGGGAAGGTCACGCCCGCGCAGGCGTGGGCGCTGGTGATCGTGAGCGTCGTCGTGATGGCGTTCGCGGCGTGGCAGCTCAACCCGCTGTGCCTGGTGCTGCTGCCGCTCGCGCTGGTGTTCCTGATCGGTTACCCGTACACGAAGCGGTTCACGTGGCTGTGTCACGCGTGGCTGGGCGTGACGGACGGCGCAGCGGCGGCGGGCGGGTGGATTGCGGTGACAGGGCATTTCGCGCCGGGCGCGTGGCTGCTGTGGGCGGTCGTGATTTTCTGGATGATCGGCCTGGACGTGATCTACGCGACCATGGATTACGCGTTTGACCGCGCGAACGGGATTCGCAGCATTCCGGCGCGCTTCGGGATTCCGCGGGGGCTGGGCATCGCGGCGGGCAGTCACGCGCTCACGTTCGCGCTGCTGGTCGCGACGGGCGTGGTGGTGGGCGCGAGCGCGCTGTATTACGTGGCGGTGCTGGTGATGGGCGGGATTCTGCTGTACGAGCACCGCCTGGTGAACCCGAACGACCTGACGCGCGCGAACGTGGCGTTCTTCGACGCGAACATGTGGCTGGCGCTGACGATGCTGGCGGGCGTGATCGCGGACGTGACGTACCGGACGCTCACCTGA
- a CDS encoding lipid-A-disaccharide synthase-related protein, with product MPDAQVLIVSNGVAEDLIGARLAHHLRGRGLHVQALTLVGAGGAYADVAERVGPALALPSGGFPFGSAANLRADLRAGLISASLRQWAAGWRAGHAARGVIAVGDAYALMVARLAAGAAPLYHVQPLVSVHYGEGMTVRAYLRELNALGANAFMPWEVALARRARRVYTRDAASARFLFARGVSARHFGSFALDVLPDPELDLTPLRDGRPVLALVPGSRADAPLSLPVMLAAATHLPDLQAFVAWAPPLDALPIPDGWTRADRSAAHVTLQHGHTRVEVLRGAFGSVARAARVALATAGTATEQLAGLGVPSVAFVTGGPQFTPTFAARQARLLGAALTLTRPDPHALARAAQHLHAHPAARADAARDGRARIGQGGALPELAREISLDLLGR from the coding sequence ATGCCGGACGCGCAGGTGCTGATCGTCTCCAACGGCGTCGCCGAAGACCTGATCGGCGCGCGCCTCGCCCACCACCTCCGGGGACGTGGCCTGCACGTCCAGGCGCTCACGCTCGTCGGCGCGGGCGGTGCGTACGCGGACGTCGCCGAACGCGTCGGCCCGGCCCTCGCGCTGCCGTCCGGCGGCTTCCCGTTCGGGAGCGCCGCGAACCTCCGCGCGGACCTGCGTGCCGGACTGATCTCCGCGTCGCTGCGGCAGTGGGCGGCCGGGTGGCGCGCCGGGCACGCCGCGCGCGGCGTCATCGCCGTTGGCGACGCGTACGCCCTGATGGTTGCGCGTCTCGCCGCGGGCGCCGCGCCCCTGTACCACGTGCAGCCGCTCGTCAGCGTCCACTACGGCGAGGGCATGACCGTGCGCGCATACCTCCGCGAACTCAACGCGCTCGGCGCGAACGCGTTCATGCCGTGGGAGGTCGCGCTGGCCCGCCGCGCCCGCCGGGTGTACACCCGTGACGCCGCCAGCGCCCGCTTCCTGTTCGCGCGCGGCGTGAGCGCCCGCCACTTCGGCAGCTTCGCCCTGGACGTCCTGCCCGATCCCGAACTTGACCTCACCCCCCTGCGGGATGGCCGGCCCGTGCTGGCGCTCGTACCCGGGTCGCGCGCCGACGCGCCCCTCAGCCTCCCCGTGATGCTCGCGGCCGCCACGCACCTCCCGGACCTGCAGGCGTTCGTCGCCTGGGCGCCGCCCTTGGACGCCCTGCCCATCCCGGACGGCTGGACCCGCGCCGACCGGAGCGCCGCGCACGTGACCCTCCAGCACGGCCACACCCGCGTGGAGGTGCTGCGCGGCGCGTTCGGCAGCGTCGCGCGCGCCGCGCGCGTCGCGCTCGCCACCGCGGGCACCGCCACCGAACAGCTCGCGGGCCTCGGCGTGCCCTCGGTCGCGTTCGTTACGGGCGGGCCGCAGTTCACGCCGACCTTCGCGGCCCGTCAGGCCCGCCTGCTCGGCGCGGCCCTCACGCTTACCCGCCCTGATCCGCACGCCCTCGCGCGGGCCGCGCAGCACCTCCACGCGCACCCGGCCGCGCGCGCCGACGCTGCCCGCGACGGCCGTGCCCGCATCGGGCAGGGCGGCGCCCTCCCGGAACTCGCCCGCGAAATCAGCCTCGACCTGCTGGGCCGCTAA